The genomic segment GCATACGCGCCACTTCTTAAGGCGCGTTGACCGTCGCGAGGTAAGAGGAAGACCAGGTAGCGAGCGATCGCCCGATTTTCGAATCCCGCCCCGTTTGAGCTGGACCAGGAGCGTTGGAGCGACGGCACGATTGTGCTGTGGGTCCGGGGAGAGCTGGATGTGGTGTCGACGCCAGTTCTGCGCGACATGCTCGACGCGCTGGCCGGAAAGGGTCGGACCGTAATGGTCAACGTGCGAGAGGTCACCTTCATGGACTCCACGGGCCTGAACCTGCTGATCCGGTCCAAGCAGCACGCCGAGCAGGACGGCTGGTCCCTGAGAGTGGCACGCGAGGTATCGCCACAGGTCGCCCGGCTCTTTGAGCTGACGGCCATCTCGGAGTACCTGCTGTCCGAGTAAAGGCTCCCGGGCGCCCACGCCGACGGGCACAGCACTGACGGCCTCGAAGCAGCGCATCGCCGTCGGCGGCGCCGAGGTCCATGACTGTCAGCGTGAGTCCGGGTCCAAGGCTGCCACGTTCGGCCCCCAACACACCGACCGTGAGGTTCACCAGCAGGACATCTCCGAGGCCAAGGACGAGGTCGACATGGGCCGCAACAGGGACAACCGCAACGACGCGAAGGACGAAATCCCGATGCTTACCCAGCACCTGCAGATCGCACAGCAGCTCGGCGGCCAGCTCGCCGCCGGCCCTCTCGGCTAGACCATCCGCGGGAGTGTCCTGAGACCTGGACGCACAGCCGCCTCATCTGCGCCGCCGGGCTACGCCAGATCGCTCGATGCGGGCCAGGCGCCGAGCAGGCCGCCCGCTGGGTCTCGCTCGCGGACACGATCGTCTCTGACACCGCAGCACACGCGGTCCATCCCTCCGGGCGTTGGCAGCGCTCGCCAGGCGACGTGCGCGTGGACGCCGCCCTGTTGCTGCCTGCCATCCGCGGCGCGATCCCGGCCTCCGACCCCCGCTCACTCGCACGCTCCAGGCCGTCGCGACAGAGCTCACCCAAGACGGCTACTGCTACCGCTATCGCCCTGACGAACGGCCCCTGGGAACGTCTGAAGGTGCGTTCCTGCTCTGCGGCTTCCTGTTGTCGCTCGCGTTCGCCCAGCAGGGCGACCACGTCAGCGCCACCCGCTGAGCAAGGATGCCGAGGGCGCCGACGGCGTGGCGCTGCGGCGGTGGCGGTCGGCCTCTCTCCATCCCGGCCGCCACCGGCCATCCGCTCGCACCGGACGGGGCCTCCACCCCTTGGCCCGGGTGCACCGTGGTGGTTCCCGTTGCGTCTCGGTGATGGACGCTGCCAGCCGGTCCGACTGTCCGGCGCAGGACCACCGGCCGGCGGGGTCGCATGGCGAGGCGTCGCGGCGGCGATGACGCCCATGGACACCAAGAAGGGCAACGGCCGTCTCCAATGCCCTCCTCCCGTCCCCTGTCGCCCGCGGCCTCATACCTGTCGCGGACTCTCGGCAGGATCTGGTTTCACCGTCGGCCCCCTTATCGGGGCCGACGGTCGTTCAGGATCCCCTCAGGCGGTGGGGCGGTGGTCGTCGTCGGACGCGGCGCCGTGTTGGTCGGGGCCGGTCGCCGTCAGCGCCTCGAGGGTGGTGCTGCCGACCTGAAGGCGCATGGCGATTTCTGCCGTGGTCAGGCCGAGGTTCAGCGCCTCACGCACTAAGACCACGATCCGAGCTAGGGCCGGCGCCGCGACGGGGTCGCCGTGTCGTCGAGTGATGGAGCGTCGATGCCCCTCGACGGTCAGCTGGCTTCGTATCTCGTCGATGCGCTCGGTCATGCTGGCGCGGGCGGGCCGGGATTGATGTGACGGCGCACCCGCAGATGCCGTTGGCGTTGCATGACCAACGCGAGTGCATCGGTGGTCGTCATTTCGGCCAGCCGTCGGCGACAGTGCGAACAGCGGTCAGGGCGCGGGTCGCCTGCATGGATCTTCAAGCAGGTGGGACAGACAGCGCAGGTCGCAGGCAACGGTAACTCCGATCACGTCCAGAGGTGATGTGTCCGTTGCTTCCCCACTTGCCTGCAATAACAGTGAGGCCGCGTGCCGGTCTGATCCGACGGAGTCCTTGGAGGCTCCGAGAACGTCGCCGTGCCAAATTGTACTTCGAACGCAGTGCCCTAAGAGCGTCAGACGTGTGGTCCTCGGCCGCGACGTCAGGGCTCCGACGTCCCGGCGCTGACGTCTCGGTAAGAGGTCAAGTTCAGGGGGTCGCGGCGAAGATCATGCGCAGGCGGCCGAGCTCTCCCTGCGACGGCCGGTGCGCCGGGGCGTTCCGCGCCACCACCCGATGTGGGTCCCTGCGCGGACGATTCCCCGCTGGTTGCCCCGTCCCGGAACCACACTGGCGCCATGACTGCATATCGCTGGGCTGCGCCGCGTTTCGTCCTGCTGCTGGTGGCCCTCGCCGCCTGTGTGCTGGGCCTCACCGGCGGCGTCGCCTCGGCGACCCCGCCCGCGGCGAGTTTCACGATGAGCCCCGACCCCGCGGTAGTCGATCAGACGGTGACGTTCACCGACACGTCGACCGATCCCGACGGGGGCACGATCGTGGCGCGCGGATGGGACATCAACGGAGATGGCGTCATCAGCGATCCGCTCGGCGCACCGGTGGTGCAGCGGACCTACCACACGGCCGGCATGTACACGATCACGCTGCGCGTCACCGACTCCCAAGGGGAGACCGCCACTCTTCAACGCACCCTCCAGGTCGGCACGAGCGCACCTCCACCCGACCCGACGCCGACGCCGACCCCGGCGCCTCTCCCGACGCCGACCCCGACCCCGGCGTCCGGTCCGTCGCCGTCGGCATCGAACCGCACGCCGGTCGCGGCATTCACGTTTTCGCCGTTCGCCCCGACCGTGGGGGCGCTCGTCTCATCTACCTCGGGGTCCAGCGACGCCGACGGATCCCTGGTCCACCAGCTCTGGGACCTCGACGGCGACGGCCAGTTCGACGATGCGGCGGGCGCGACGGTGCAAATCGCGTACGCCACTGCCGGAAGCCGGGCCGTGAGCCTCAAGGTGACCGACGACCGCGGCGCCTCCGCGGTGGCGTTTCAGACGGTCCCGGTCATCGACGCGCCGGCCGGCGCCGCCTCCGGCGCTCCGACGCCCGCGGCCACCAACACGCCGACGACATCCACGAGGACGACCCGCACCCCGCTGCTGGCCCCGTTCCCGATCGTGCGCATCCGCGGACAGGTCATCGGCTCCGCCGTGCGCCTCTCGGTGCTCAGCGTCAGGGCGCCCGCGCGTTCGACGGTCACCGTGCGCTGCTCGGGCCGCGGATGCCCAGTCACCCGCTCGGTGCAGCGCGCCGGGTCCCGCACCCGCACCGTACGCCTTGCTCGCCTGGAGCGCACGCTGCGCGCCGGGACCGTGCTGCGCGTGTCGGTCACGCGCGCGGGCACGGTCGGCAAGTACACGGAGTTCCGCCTACGAAAGGGGCGCGCGCCGGCTCGCCGCGACCTGTGCCTACGCGACGGGTCACCGCGTCCGTCGGCCTGCCCGGCGGCCTGATGCTCGGCGCATCGGGCGGGCCGGCTCGGCAAGCACATCGTGTCTCCGCTCGATCTCGCCACGGCCCTCGACATGACGAGATGAACCCTGGCACATCGCCCAATGGCTGGGCGTGCCTGCCCTGCTGCGGGCCATCGGTATCTCATCCTGCCGGGCCGCTGCCTGACCTCAAGACATCCTCTGGTCCAAGGCGCAACGATGAGTCCTCCGGCGCATCAGCGCCGCGGCGGCGAACCGGGATCCCCGACGTCCGGCCGTGCGTCTTGGGGCCACCGTGCCCAGAGCAGGTCACCGGACCAGATCGCGGATCACCGGAGTCGACCATGCCTGGGCTGTGCGTGACATCAGAACCACTCGGTGACCGTCGAGATCGCGTTCCGTGTCGCCCCGCCCGCGGGCTTGGGGCAGGCCTACTTGGCCAGCGACGCTACGAGGTTGATCGTGGTGGCGATGATGAGCGTGCCGAACATGTACGACAACAGCGCATGGCGCGTGGCGGTGTGACGGATCGCCTTGGCCTGCAGGTCGGTGTCTGAAACCTGGAAGGTCATGCCGATGGTCAGAGACACGTAGCCGAAGTCGGCATAGCTGGGCGGATCGTTCTCATTGAAGCCGATGCCGCCCGGAACGCCTTCGTAGTAGAGGCGGGCGTAGCGCAAGCAGAAGACCGTGTGCACCACGCTCCAGGCCAGCAGGATGCTGATGATGCTCGCGCCGATCAACAGGTCCTTGGTCGCGCCGCTGCTGTGGCTGGCGCGCACGAGGATGATGCCCACGGCCAGCAGGCTGGCCAGGCTGCCGGCGAGCAGCAGGCCATCTGAGGCCCCGCGGCGAGGGTCATCGCGCAGGGCGTGCCGCGCGGTCCCGGCGGCGTCGACCGCCCACACCGACCACCAGATCCAGGCAAGGAACACGACCGCCGCGATGTCCCAGACGGCCAGCGGCACCAGCCACCAGATGCCGAATGCCGCGACTACGAAACCGGCGAAGACGCCAATGACAGCGCAGACAATGATCCGGACGCTGGCCGACACACCCCGGGCACGCTCTGGCATCCGCGCCGTCTGCCCGATCGGAGCCTTGCTCATGTGATGTGGATACCACGATCCTGTGCTGCGCACCCCCACAAGGGACGGCGGCGGCGCGTCGCGTGGCCGGCGGATGGCACCGTGCCTCACCGCTGCTCGCGCGGCGTCACCTGCCTACACGACGGCAGGGTGATCCAACCAAGCCGCCGTTCCCAGGCGTCCGGGGTCCGCCGAACGTCGCGAGGTCGGCTCGCCCATCAATGGACCGGTCGCCAACACCGGCCGAAACAACGCGACCAAGTCTTCCGGCCTAGACAGCGAGCTGCCACACCGGCTGAGCATCGCCCTACTCGGACGGGGCGTGACCTCGTATGACTTGCGAGCGGCAGACGTCTCGGCACCGTGGCGTTCATCCGCCCCTTGTCGACGAGAACCATGCCTCCTCGACGCCGCGCGGAAGGTCACGGCTACCGCCAAGAGACGTCAGAGGTGGCCAGCAGCGACAGCGCTTCGCCAAAGCCCACTCCCGTCGACACTCGACGCATCCGGCCCCGGACGATCATCTTCATAGTCTGCGCAACGACCGCCGATGCAGCCCACCCCCTAAAAGTTGGGGTGATGTACCGCTAGCGTGTTGAGGGATGACCTTTCCCTGCCGGTCAGGAATCGCTGTGGCGGTGGCGCTCACGGCCTCAGGAGCGGTGAGCCCGACCATCGCGCCGGCAGCGGCACGTGGGTCTTCGGTGTGCCCGGTCGTGGCCTATCAACGGGCGGCCGGCGGGACCTATCTGCTGCAGCCGGTGCGATACGTGCGCGCGGGAGATCGGGTCTGGGCGGCGTTTCGTTACAGCGATGCCCGTGGCAGGAAGGCCTACGAGTTCCGCCAGTATCCGTTGGTCGACGGGCGGTTGAGGCTGATCGCGGTGCGCGAGGGACGGGTGGCCGGCGACGGCGTTGTGGCCGCGTATGCGCGCTCCTGCGTTCCGGACGCCGCGTTGGCCCCGACGGCTCGTCTCGGGCGCTATGCCATCACCGTTTCGCTGCCTGTCGCCTTCGCCTGGAAACTGCCGGGCCACCACCTCGCTCCGAGCGCAGGTCCTGTGATCGGCGGAGTGCTCGGTGCGCAGTCCGCGGCGCCCGTGGCCGCACAGTCCCAGGAGCCTTTCAAGGATGTATCGGCCTCTGAGACCGGGCCATCGCTGGCGCCTGTACCTCCTGCGCTCCCCGCACCCGGTCCGGCGGCTCCCCCGATGGCGACGACGGCGACCGTGCTGGTGGCCGGTGACATCGCCGAGTGCGTCAACAATGTGCCCGGGGACCCGTCCCAGGGCCAGCATCCCGGCAGGGGCGCGGTGGCCACCGGACAGATGATCCGGGCGCAGATCGCTGACGGCGGCATCGACGGCATCCTCTCCTTGGGCGACCATGTCTATGAGTCAGGCCTCCCCGCGGAGTTTCGCGACTGCTACGAGCCGACGTGGGGCTCCTTTCGCAACATCACCTTCCCGGTTCCCGGTAACCACGACTACCGCTGCGGTCAGACCGTGCCGGGCTGCCCGACGCCGGCCGGCGCCTACTTCAACTACTTCGCCGACCGCGCCGGTCCCCCGGGGCGCGGCTACTACAGCTTCGATCTCGGCGCCTGGCACATCGTGGCCTTGGACTCCGAGATCGATTCCTCGCCGGCGGCGGCCAGGACCTCGACGCAGATGGCCTGGCTCAAGGACGATCTCGCCGCCCATCCCAACCGGTGCCTGGCCGCCATGTGGCACCAGCCGGCCTACAGCAACGACCCCCTGCACGGCGACGACCCCACGATGCAGGTCTACTTCGCCGCCCTGCATGACGCCGGAGCCGATCTCGTGCTCAACGGCCACGTCCATGCCTACGAGCGCTGGGCCGAGCTCGGCGCCGACGGCCTCCCACAAGCCGGCGGCACCCGCGAGATCATCAACGGCCTCGGCGGCGCCAACATCACCGCTGCCAACACGGGACGACCCGGCCAAGAAGTCGTCTACAACGCCAACTACGGACTGCTCAAACTGAACCTGGCCTCCGATGGCTACCGCTGGGCCTGGCTCAACGCCCCCAACAACACCAGCCCCAGCGTCAGCGGCCAGCTCACCGACTCCGGCACCGGCAGCTGCCACTGAGACGGGTCACGCTTGCGCGAAACCCGGTGCCCAGATGCACGGCGGTGGGTCTGGCATCGCCACCGCGCTAATGGCTGCGATTGCCACGGGTGGGACCGAGTGACGGATCACCGGAGATCTGCGGTTCATGCACAGACGGACAGATCCGCGACAGCGGCATGATAGATCCAGGGCAAGTAGGCCACGCACACGGCACTGCCGCTGGCGCGATGCTATGGGCCGCCCTGGGCCAGGATATGAGGGCTCCAGGACGGCCAGCTAGCCGCATCCGTGCAGAGACCGAGACGGGGGAACCAATTCAGGTCTCAAACGAGATAAGCGATGGTGCTTCTCAGCTCCATCCCCGTTCGAGGCCAACGTGTCCATGGTTCCGTGGCTCTGATCCGCGGTTGTTTGCCGGGAGACAGCCCCCCGTCGGGTTTTCACCGCGGACCGCCGCTTGCGATGCTCCGTGTGTGCCGGCCGGACCAGGTGCTGAGCCTGGCGAGCGTGTGCGCCGCCTCTGTGACCGTCGATGCGCGGAAGCCCAAACGGCAGGTTTGTGGCGGACCCGGGAGCGCATCCGAGGGCGGAATCTCCTCATCGGCAGCTAGCGCCGGCGGCCTTGGCAGCCCAGTCTCGGTCCGAGGCCGCGCGGCTCCGGCACCTGGGGGGACCCGCAGCCGATCGCCTATGTCCGTCGTGCTGCCGCGGAGTCCTCACCTGCACCGCGGTGAATGCGGAGTGACGGCCCTGTGGCTACCGCGTGGACCGGAGCACGCGGGCGGCGAGGGCGCCCACGGCCAGCGGCGACAGGGCGAGCGGAAGGCAGCACCCGCTGACGGTCACGCGATTGCCCCGGCGGGTGCGCGCGCTGTAGGACGGAAACGGACCGATGCGTCCGAACCCGCCGCGACCTGCCCGCCCGCCCGGACCGTAGCCTCGGGCTCCGTAGGAGCCGCGGCCACGCTGCTGGCCGCGCAGCACGCGGCGCAGCAGGTACCGGCCGAAGAACCGTCCGACGACGTTCACGTCAGCCTCCGAGCCCGGGTGTGGCGAGGTCCTTGATGACGGTTCCGGCGCTGCTGCTCTGGCTCCCCAGACGGTCCACGGAGCTGGCGGCGCCGGCGATCGCCGCCGGGTTCAACACCCCACCCTTCAGCGAGGTGGCGAGCTCTCCGAGCTGGCCGCCGAGCCCGTCCACCTTCTGAGCCAACGGCCGCAGGCGGTCATCGGACAGCGCAGCCCTGTTGGCCTGCTTGAGCTCGTGGACGGCGAAGAGACCGGCGGCACCCGCCTTGACCATGACCTTGGTGCGGCCCGGCGCGCTCTTGCTGAACTGGTGGGCGCGGTAGGGCGTGTAGATGTAGCGATGAAACGCTCCGAAGGCCAGGCCGGTGTGCAGCACGAACTTGGTCTTGGCGAAGTGCACATCGGGCACGGTCGCGGTGGTCTGCTGACCGTTTGCTCCGGTCTGGGTCACCGTCTTGGTCGCGTTGCCGCAGCCGGCCAGGAAGATCAGTGACACCAACAGTGCGGCGGGCATGGTTCTCGACACGGGCTGCTCCTCAGCAAGGATGAGAGCGACGATACGCGTCGCTGGGCTGGACACTGCTGGTGTAGAGCGGTCTTGCGCCGAGAGGCGGTCCTAGCGCGCGGCATACACCTGTGATCCGGGGTAGCCGCTGGTGTGCCATGTCAAGCATCAGCTGTCCGATGCTCAGTGACCGCCGACCTGCCGCACCGTGCTGAGCATCGCCCGCTGGCCGCCGCAGGCCGACGACCTTGTGTGCCC from the Baekduia soli genome contains:
- a CDS encoding STAS domain-containing protein; the encoded protein is MSTPVLRDMLDALAGKGRTVMVNVREVTFMDSTGLNLLIRSKQHAEQDGWSLRVAREVSPQVARLFELTAISEYLLSE
- a CDS encoding PKD domain-containing protein — translated: MTAYRWAAPRFVLLLVALAACVLGLTGGVASATPPAASFTMSPDPAVVDQTVTFTDTSTDPDGGTIVARGWDINGDGVISDPLGAPVVQRTYHTAGMYTITLRVTDSQGETATLQRTLQVGTSAPPPDPTPTPTPAPLPTPTPTPASGPSPSASNRTPVAAFTFSPFAPTVGALVSSTSGSSDADGSLVHQLWDLDGDGQFDDAAGATVQIAYATAGSRAVSLKVTDDRGASAVAFQTVPVIDAPAGAASGAPTPAATNTPTTSTRTTRTPLLAPFPIVRIRGQVIGSAVRLSVLSVRAPARSTVTVRCSGRGCPVTRSVQRAGSRTRTVRLARLERTLRAGTVLRVSVTRAGTVGKYTEFRLRKGRAPARRDLCLRDGSPRPSACPAA
- a CDS encoding DUF1345 domain-containing protein; the encoded protein is MSKAPIGQTARMPERARGVSASVRIIVCAVIGVFAGFVVAAFGIWWLVPLAVWDIAAVVFLAWIWWSVWAVDAAGTARHALRDDPRRGASDGLLLAGSLASLLAVGIILVRASHSSGATKDLLIGASIISILLAWSVVHTVFCLRYARLYYEGVPGGIGFNENDPPSYADFGYVSLTIGMTFQVSDTDLQAKAIRHTATRHALLSYMFGTLIIATTINLVASLAK
- a CDS encoding metallophosphoesterase family protein; this encodes MTFPCRSGIAVAVALTASGAVSPTIAPAAARGSSVCPVVAYQRAAGGTYLLQPVRYVRAGDRVWAAFRYSDARGRKAYEFRQYPLVDGRLRLIAVREGRVAGDGVVAAYARSCVPDAALAPTARLGRYAITVSLPVAFAWKLPGHHLAPSAGPVIGGVLGAQSAAPVAAQSQEPFKDVSASETGPSLAPVPPALPAPGPAAPPMATTATVLVAGDIAECVNNVPGDPSQGQHPGRGAVATGQMIRAQIADGGIDGILSLGDHVYESGLPAEFRDCYEPTWGSFRNITFPVPGNHDYRCGQTVPGCPTPAGAYFNYFADRAGPPGRGYYSFDLGAWHIVALDSEIDSSPAAARTSTQMAWLKDDLAAHPNRCLAAMWHQPAYSNDPLHGDDPTMQVYFAALHDAGADLVLNGHVHAYERWAELGADGLPQAGGTREIINGLGGANITAANTGRPGQEVVYNANYGLLKLNLASDGYRWAWLNAPNNTSPSVSGQLTDSGTGSCH